A region of the Nostoc sp. UHCC 0302 genome:
TCAGCTTGTTGCCCGCAACTTGAAACACGGGCATAAGCGATAATTGACCGTTCAGTTCTTTGATTTGATAATCCCGTATAAGACGCGATGTCATATCTTCTTTGTCCTGATGGAGTTCTGATTGTCTGTATTTTTCCTTGTTTTTCCCACCTTATAAGTGTGTGAAGAGATACCCCTAAGTACTCAGATGTTTCCTTTGGAGTACTATATTTTGGCATAAAACTCTTGCCAACTATACTGTTATTAACAGTAGAATAACAGATGAAGTTGGTAGAAGCGATCGCCCGTCACCTCCGACCTGCCGAGCCACTACAGCACCTTAAAGAGCTTCAGCTTGCCGCTACCGAGGGCTGGCTTTTGTCTTCTGCTGAAGTAGAGGGGCTGATTGGGTGTAAGCCAAGGATTCAAAAGGGCAAACAGCAGTTTACTCGTGGGTCGTTCTGTGGACTGCTATGACTTTTTAGTAATAGCAATTTTGCTACTTCTGTTATTAACTCTGTAGCGGTTGAAGGCTTTTGAAGATAAGTTTGAAACCCAGATGCCAAAGCTTTTGAGCGCGTCTTGCCTTCAGCACAACCACTAAAAGCAATCGCTGGAATTTCTCTAGTTTTGAACTGCGGAAGTTTTCTGATTTTCTGTATCAAAAAATACCCATCCTCTTCTGGCATAGCAATGTCACTAATTAAAAGATCCACCCGAAACTGTTTAAGGACTTCAAATGCTGTTGAAGCATTGGATGCCGTCATCACCCGAAATCCATAGCTTTCAAGAATATAGGTAGTTAAGAGCAGACAATCATTTGTATCATCTACTACAAGAATTGTCATTTCTTTGAAGATATCTATATCATCTTCAAGATACGCATCACAATAACTTTCTGGCACGATAAATTGGCCTCCTTAGTTGCCAACTCAATTACGGAGGAAGTCCTACTAGTGGCTAGCGCTAACTAGCTACCTAGTGGGCACTATTAATTGTTTGTAAATTAGCAAAACAATTTATTAAATCAAGTTTTTCTACCCTGAGTCTTATTCCTTTAGACTGAGAATTTGAGTTTGAATTAAGGAAGTTGGTATTTACTTTTACAATCACCCTCATTCTTTCTACCCTCACTTGATTTTTATCAAGTCGGAATTTAATAGTTATACGACATCACACCAGAGGGGGCGCTTAAGCTATCGGTCAAAGATTAGCGATTTCCTTTTTTCTCCTACTGCATTTATTGCAAGTTAGAACGGATGGATTTATCGTTAGGGTAAAGGGTAAGGGAATTGGACACCAACGAAAACGATGTATTTGAAAAGTTTTTATCTTCCTATAACGCAGAGCTTTTGAGCAAAGTGTCTCGTCTAGATGAACTGATTGGGCGTGATCACTGGCTCTCTGTTGGTAACTATAAAGAATCTATTCTTCGCAGCTGAATCTCGAATATTCTACCTCGAAAGTACGAAGTCAGTACTGGATTTATTCTTGCTTCTGATAGAGAAGGTAAACTGCTAAAGTCAAAACAAATAGATATTCTCATTTGGGATTCAGTTAACTATGCCCCAATATTCCGCGACGGAGACTTTGTTATCATTCCTCCTGAATCCTGTTCAGCAGTTGTTGAAGTCAAAGGCAAACTGACATCTAAAGAGTTACGCAATAGTCTACTAAATATTGACTCTTTAATGGAATTATGTCTGACTGCTTATCCTTTTTCTAACCATATATGCAAATACGTTTTTGCATACGACATTGCAGAAAAGTTTAAATTTCCTGATGGGTTATGGCAAGTAATTGCTAACAGTTATAGTCGTGGTTATTTTATATCAATTCAGGAGAGAATGGAGCTTTCAAATAAAAGTATTTATTCAAGTAACTGTTGGAATCCTCTATTTTCAGTTGATGCTATCTTTGTTTTACCTTTAGGTGCAATTAAACGTGATGTTCGGTGGTTTGAAAGCGCAATACGATTTATGTTTCAAGCCTATACTACTGCTTCAGAGACTCATAATCACACCTACGCATATTTTGAAAGTGATCTCCAAGCCCACCTGGACACAAACGGTAGACCGGGCTTACTATATGCACATCAACCAGGTTTGTTCTCAGTTAAGAAAAACATGGGTATAACTTCCACCTCGCCTAAGTCATTGATGATTTTCCCAGCGCTTGAGCATGAAAGTATGCTTTATGAAGATATTGATAGAGACAAAGTATTTGTACCCAAAAGTGGTAGCCACTAAAATTAGGAGGTGACTCAAAATCATAGTCTACGGCGCAGGCTAGCTGTACAGGCGGGGGCTTGATATCAAAGTTCATTGTCAAATGAGGCATATCATAATTATTTAGGTTTATCACCTATAAAAACATCTAAATTAGAAGAATTAGAGAACCAATTTCAAGCTAAATATTACGCAGAACGTCTACAGCACTATACAAGATTATCTATTTTATATAAACAAAATTAAACCCCACCCTTGGGAAGAAATTAATTACTAAATTTCTTAATGCTGTAGAACTTCATCACCCTAGTAAAAGAGCATTCACTCTCTTTGCGATCTCCGCTATATTTCCCATTCAGGGTAAGCTGGTCGAATAAACTAAGATCATCGATTAATTGAGGCACAATAGAATCAAAGACGCTATGAACACGCAATGACTACTCAATTGATGGTTCAACCCTCATCCTTAATATCTTCTGGTATCAAGATGAGCGAATTCGGTGACATTTATCTTTTTAAATTTACCGATGAGCTACAGTCTCGCTTTGAAGAACTGTTGGAGAAGAAAAAAGCTTCGGCGCTCACTCCTGAAGAAGAAGCTGAATATATAGGCATCTGTGAATTAGAGCGAATCTTTACCTTGATTAACGCTCAACTAGCGGCGAAAAGTAAATGGTGTCCGAACCAACTCGAAAATTTGTAAGACAACGAGCTAAATATCTTTGCGAATACTGCCACTCTCCAGAATACTTAAGTCCAGACCGTTTTACCATTGACCATATTATGCCGCAGTCTTTGGGAGGCTCTGATGAACTGGATAATTTAGCTTTAGCTTGTCATCGCTGTAATGAGCGTCACTATAATTTTACGGTGGCTACTGATCCCAAAACCCAAGAACAAGTCCCTCTATTTCATCCCCGTCAGCAACAATGGTCTGACCATTTTATCTGGACAAAAGACGGAATAAAAATTGTTGGTACAACCCCTACAGGAAGAGCTACTAGCGAACGCTTTGACTTCAATGATGAGCGTCGGGATGAGCCTTCGATTCAAGTGGCTCGTCGTTTTTGGGTAGAAGCTGGTTGGCATCCCCCCCAATTAGATCCACGTCTTGAATAAGAGAAAATGCCCTCCGAATCTTCATCTATATCTAAGCCATTCCCCCCAAATGGTAGGGTATCAAAGCCTAAGTTTTCTAGAGTTAAAATAGAGTACTCAACTGTCAAATTATTGATTGTTTCTTGATTGACTAGGGATGTAAGTAAGTCATAAACTCCCTTGTAATGACTGGCTTTGTAGTCAATCCATCGGTTTTGAAAGAAGAGTGCGTCATGGAGCGCCATTACTACTTCTGTATAGGGGTCAAAAGGTAATTTATCACGCATGAACCGCATAGTACGCAGTAGGTTGTCTGCATAGACCGCAGCTACTGGTTCTCCAGAATAAGACGAGAGTTTTTGCAAATCTACTAAGAGAGTTTTGGTGATTTCTACTCCTGAAACTTCTAAGACATTCTGTTCAACATTCATTGTTTTTCTTAAAAATAACTTGAGTTGATCTGGAAGTTATTGACACTTCATGGAATCGATTTATGAAATGAAACCGCAGTTGGAATAATAAAGTATCGCAGACTTTATTGTATTTCTAATTATTCGTAGTACGCGTGAAATCATCCTATTTCTCAAGATACTCTATCACCGCTGTTAGGTCTGCCATAGCCCGATTAAATCGATTTAACATTGCTTCAGCTACTTCTGGGTCAGCGTTGACAGATGCGAGTTTTTCACGTATACAATGGTCAAGGGCTTCTAGCCACAGTGACAAGCCTGTATGCTGAATTGCTGATAATAACCCCATGTTGGTGAGTACAGCCAAGTGAAAACCAAGTTGGTCTTGTCCACCATAGCCGAGATATCCGTCACTCAGTTCCAATTTTTCTGGGGTAAATTCAAAATACTGTTCAGAGGTAATACCAGCGCTTTCGAGTTGGGGTTGGGGCAGTGAAGGTTGAGTCATAATAAAGCATTATTTTTAGTGGTACATTTTGCACAAAGCTCAAAAAAATCATGAGCATTGGTTGGTACTATTAGCGGAATATCTCAATTTAATTACAATGCGTGTCGTTTAGGGGAATCTCGGCCAGTCACCGTTGGGTTTTCTGATGCAGTTGGAGAAATCCTGATTTCAAATCCTACAGTTTCTGAGCGCAGAACAAACTTTAAGTTTTACATTTAGCGATCGCGCCATTTTGCTAATGGTGTAAGTATCTCAGCAGATCCTTTATTTCAACTACTTCGCTCCTAATGTTGCCTTTTTCAGCTTTACCCTCTATTTTTGATACAAACTCTGTAAGTTTGTATATTAATGACTAACAGACTTACAGAGTTACAAATAACCAAACTTACAGACATTCTTAAGTTATGGAGTGAGTGTGTGCGTATTATTGCTGTTGTAAACGGGAAGGGAGGGTCAGCTAAGACAACGACTAGCGTCAACTTAGCAGCCATCCTTGCTGAAAAATCAAAAGTATTGTTAGTAGATGCAGATCCTCAAGGCTCTGCAACTTGGTGGACAGAGCGTAATGAGCGAGATTTTGAAATAGCCAAGGAAACAGGTACGAATGAGTTGTTAAAACTTAAAAAGGTGCAAGGGTTTGATTTTATAATCGTGGACACTCCTCCGGCACTCCACTTTGACGCACTTAAGATTACTATTGATGCTGCTGATTTTGTTTTGCTGCCATCTCCCCCAGCCCCAATGGATCTTCAAGCGCTGATTGAAACTGTACAGGCAACGATTATGCCAGCAAATGTTAAGTTTCGAGTTCTATTAACCCGTGTCGATCCTCGTAGTTTGGGTAAAGCACTTGATGCTCAACAGGCACTAATGCAAGCAGGTATTCCAGCATTTAACGGGTTTATAAGGGCTTACGCTATTCATGAACAAGCTGCACTAGATGGCGTACCAATTACTCAAGTTCGCACAAAAGTAGCTCGTGAAGCCGAAGGGGATTACCGACGTATTGCTGATGAGCTTCTTAGAGAGGTAAATACTCATGCCTAAAGCACGTCGTCGTTTATCTGATCTTGTCCAAGAAGAAACTCAAAAACCCAGAGCTACAGACTTACAGACTTCAGAAGTTACAAATTCCGTAAGTTTGCCGGAAACTTCGAGCCAAACAAACTCAGTAGAGTCAGTTACAGAACAAGAGACTGACAATCTTACAGACTTACAGAGTATGGAAGTTACAAATTCCGTAAGTTTACCAGAAACTTCGAGCCAAACAGACACAGCAGAAGAAATTACAGAGTTACAGACACTGGATGTTTCTGAGTCTGTTGCTGTTGTGCAAGTTGAGGAGAAAGGTAAAGGAGTAAATCAAGTTACAAAACCACAGAGTTTGGAAGTTACAGACTTACAAAGTAGCGAAGTACCGAAGTATTTAAAATTGGAGCGTAAGGAAGCACGATTAAGACAGGATCAAATCGACGCACTTACCGATCTCACTCGAAAATTAAACAGAATGAAACGAGGTAAGGGAGGTGAGCGGCTTACGGATAATACTTTGATACGTGTTGCAGTAGATTTATTGCTCAGTAAAGCTTCGGAGCTTCAAGGTACTACGGAAGAAGAGTTAAAAAGTTCATTAAACTTGTAAGTCTCGGAGTTTGTAAGTTACAGAGTTTGTTATTAGCTGCATAATGAACCCACTACATTATCTCTAGAACAAGAATTTAGCCTGAGAGCTTTTGCTGATCAAGTGCAGCAGATGTTCCATGAACAAGCTCAAGAGCTTTTGCTCATGCTGTATAAGCAGATGATGATTCGAGAAACGACCTACCGGGAATTGCTCAACCAGGAGTGGAAACTAGATTAGATCCTGTCTCTGGATAAAGTAGGCAAGCAAATATCAAACCTATTGTAGATATGTGGATGTCGTGTACTTCTTTTTTCTGCACTCTAGAGATTCCACTTATTTAGCCGAACGTGCAATGCAGTTGCTCCTCTACTTACCAAACCTGATAGTCCAGCAATCGTCTCGCAAATCTGGCGGGAGTTCTGCGGGGAACTCATCAGTAGAATCTATCATGACGCTAAAGTGTTTCGCTGCGTGTTTTTCTAACCTTTTGATTTCACACAGCCATTTTGCAAGGTTCTTACCCATAAAATCAGGATTAGACGTATCGAGAATCAACAGACGTACTCCGCTACTAGCCATCCGTCGCAGCCGTTTCTCAATTTGTTTAGATGTAATTGATGAGGGTTTAATGCCTTTGGGGTCAGCAACATAGATACTTATGACAGCTACACTGTATCGACCTTCAATAATTGCATCACCATTATCAATACTCCCCATGAAAATAAAAACTTCGTGGTTATCAGGGCAGGATTCCAAATCAACAACATTCAACACTTCTGTGGCAATTTCTTTATTTAGGTATTGATGAGTTGCTGATTCATCCAGCCACAAAGTCTCAAGTCCATCTTTGTTTGGGTAAGTGAACTCGCTTTTGTCGGGGTGAAACTCTCCAACATTAATTAAGGCATACCCTTTGCCAAACTCCCGCTTCATTTGATGTATCTGCTTAAACGCCTTCGCCACAAAACTTGTATCTTCAAGCACTTGTGAGCAGAAATCACCTAAAGCTTGCTGCAAAATTGAATTGGCATCCACAATAAACAGGGCTGTACTTGAAGTTGATGATAATAACTCATTCTAGTATGTTTAATTGGCAGTAATCACAAAAGCGTTGTTGCACCCAACATAACGAAGGCAACTTTTAACGAATAGCTGTAGCGACCTGCAATCATCATTATGGGACAAAAAATCTTATAATTTTAAGTATATTTGAAAACATCTTTCTCCCCCAGCCTCGACCTCGCAAGGAAGTTGAGAAGCACTGGCAGCCCCAAACCTTTACTACAAAAAATTGACAGCCTTTATAAGATAGGCGTTTCTTAACTGGCTTTCTTACTTAGGCTGGCTTATTTCTGAAGAGTATATGCTCTTCTCTGCGGTTTAAGTAGTTTGACATGATTGGAAGCGAGCGCTAATTTTTGGCTGGTTTGACAGTCTAATAGGGTATCCGCCGAGATATGTGAAAATGGGACACGTTGTAAAGTTTTATAAAGCTAATTGTCAAACCCCTTGATTTACCGTTGTTTAAGCCTCAACCTCAACTTGACTATTCAAATGAAGACATTCCCTAAAAGGGTCATTTCTGGGCAAGTGTAAGGGGCAAAAAGGGGTGAAAGCTTGGCATTAGTTTAACTCAATGAAACTTGAGATTTTTCTTTTACTGTTTCTGAAATGATTTTCTCTTGAAGAAAATACCAAAGCCTAAAGCTGTGGCTAAACCTAGAATAGAAGCAGGTTCTGGGACAGCGGGAGATTGGTTGGCAGCAAAATATAGTGCATTACCAAAAACGTTATTGTAATCTCCCGAAAGATTTTGATAATAATCGTTTGGAAAAAGTGTGATTCCCACAACTTTTGAACCACTATCCACAGCTATAAACGGACTGCCATCACTCCACGAAGCAACCAATTCTGCATCTACTGTGAGATCGACTTTATCGTGGTAATAACCACCTACTGAATTAATTGGAAGTGGGCCTTTCATGATGGGGTGGTTGGGGTTAAAACTACCTAAAGTAACATCGTAGTAATTGTCCTGATAATTTTGAAAAGGTAAGTATCCGCCTGTAACAAGCCTCCCAAGGTTGCTAAAGGCAGCAGTTTGATAGGCAAATGTTGAAACTACCAGTTTACCTCCAGCGTCTACATAGTTTGCCAATTTATTCGCAAAATTATTTAGATCGCTGCTAAAGTTACTATAAAATAAAATGGCATCGTATCGTCTCAGGGTAGCTGCATCTTCAGAGCCATTGAGTACGTTAACAGCGTCAAAAAGTCCTAAATTTGCAAGTTGATTAGCTACATGTCCAGAGCCATTAGTTGTACTGATACCATCTGTACTGCCATAAACACCGATTGTAGCTGCATCTACCTGTTTCTGTACCATCAGAAGGCTTCCAGTTACAAAAAATGCAGATCCAATAGCAGCTACTGATAACTGCTTCATTATATTTGAAGTA
Encoded here:
- a CDS encoding response regulator — protein: MPESYCDAYLEDDIDIFKEMTILVVDDTNDCLLLTTYILESYGFRVMTASNASTAFEVLKQFRVDLLISDIAMPEEDGYFLIQKIRKLPQFKTREIPAIAFSGCAEGKTRSKALASGFQTYLQKPSTATELITEVAKLLLLKSHSSPQNDPRVNCCLPF
- a CDS encoding HNH endonuclease signature motif containing protein is translated as MVSEPTRKFVRQRAKYLCEYCHSPEYLSPDRFTIDHIMPQSLGGSDELDNLALACHRCNERHYNFTVATDPKTQEQVPLFHPRQQQWSDHFIWTKDGIKIVGTTPTGRATSERFDFNDERRDEPSIQVARRFWVEAGWHPPQLDPRLE
- a CDS encoding ParA family protein — protein: MTNRLTELQITKLTDILKLWSECVRIIAVVNGKGGSAKTTTSVNLAAILAEKSKVLLVDADPQGSATWWTERNERDFEIAKETGTNELLKLKKVQGFDFIIVDTPPALHFDALKITIDAADFVLLPSPPAPMDLQALIETVQATIMPANVKFRVLLTRVDPRSLGKALDAQQALMQAGIPAFNGFIRAYAIHEQAALDGVPITQVRTKVAREAEGDYRRIADELLREVNTHA
- a CDS encoding NblA/ycf18 family protein produces the protein MHNEPTTLSLEQEFSLRAFADQVQQMFHEQAQELLLMLYKQMMIRETTYRELLNQEWKLD
- a CDS encoding PEP-CTERM sorting domain-containing protein, whose product is MATSNIMKQLSVAAIGSAFFVTGSLLMVQKQVDAATIGVYGSTDGISTTNGSGHVANQLANLGLFDAVNVLNGSEDAATLRRYDAILFYSNFSSDLNNFANKLANYVDAGGKLVVSTFAYQTAAFSNLGRLVTGGYLPFQNYQDNYYDVTLGSFNPNHPIMKGPLPINSVGGYYHDKVDLTVDAELVASWSDGSPFIAVDSGSKVVGITLFPNDYYQNLSGDYNNVFGNALYFAANQSPAVPEPASILGLATALGFGIFFKRKSFQKQ